In one window of Candidatus Nitrosocosmicus arcticus DNA:
- a CDS encoding sugar phosphate isomerase/epimerase family protein: MKFAFSTNAFTNYPLIQSIEEISKIGYEGVEIMCDVPHAYPPNLNEDKIKEINKTLKNNKMQISNLNAFTLFGLGDTYHPSWIENTKEARDLRINHTIDCINLAEKLGAKNISIEPGGPVEIPSNRDKYLELYANGIREVLPQAEKKQIKILIEPEPELLLESSVEFLHFMKNFDSEFLKLNFDIGHFYCVNEDPSMLVLKLEEYIEHFHMADIKNRKHYHLIPGHGSIDFKKVLATMDKIGYDGYVTVELYPYKTNPVEAASISMKYLNSI, encoded by the coding sequence ATGAAGTTTGCTTTTAGCACTAACGCCTTTACCAATTATCCTTTAATCCAATCAATAGAAGAAATATCCAAAATAGGCTATGAAGGTGTTGAGATTATGTGCGATGTCCCTCATGCATATCCACCAAATTTGAATGAAGATAAAATTAAGGAAATCAATAAAACGTTAAAGAATAATAAGATGCAAATTTCAAATCTAAATGCTTTCACCCTATTTGGGTTAGGCGATACATATCATCCTTCCTGGATAGAAAATACAAAAGAAGCCCGAGATTTAAGGATCAACCATACAATAGATTGCATTAATCTAGCAGAAAAACTTGGTGCGAAAAATATCTCTATAGAACCCGGAGGACCAGTGGAGATACCTTCTAACAGGGATAAGTATTTGGAACTTTATGCAAACGGAATAAGGGAGGTCCTTCCTCAAGCTGAAAAAAAACAAATAAAAATCTTAATTGAACCAGAACCGGAATTACTACTCGAATCTTCTGTTGAATTTTTGCATTTTATGAAGAACTTTGATTCTGAATTTTTGAAATTAAATTTTGACATTGGCCACTTTTACTGTGTTAACGAGGATCCAAGCATGCTAGTTCTTAAGCTTGAAGAGTATATAGAACATTTTCACATGGCAGATATAAAAAACAGAAAGCATTACCATTTAATTCCTGGACACGGATCGATTGATTTTAAAAAAGTTCTTGCGACAATGGATAAAATAGGATATGATGGATATGTTACTGTGGAACTTTACCCATATAAGACAAACCCGGTAGAGGCTGCTTCAATATCGATGAAGTATCTTAATTCAATTTAG
- a CDS encoding 6-bladed beta-propeller yields MINFNEIFAQSTDFQMPSLSFDNPYSDMPSNMQGSLSELDEINDDVNSQVNEIIKPTFQNPLEKHVTNNDYDISPVVNSSSLGTAGGDGRVGDGEVYVVDYENIRVQKFDNQGDFILKWGTKGKAEGQFGVPHGIDVNKKGDVYVVDMDNNNVQKFDSEGNFLLKWGSMGTGDGQFMHPHTIVLDSKGNSFVSDMANFNVQKFDSEGNFLLKWGSMGTGDGQFNAPEGLAIDSLDNMYVSDTDNNNVQKFDSEGNFLLKWGTTGTNEGQLKKPAGLDIDNNDNIYVADSGNSRIQKFDSNGEFLSKWGSKGPGNGQLASPHDLAVDSEGNVYVVEQQNFRVQKFDSNGEFLSKWGSKGSNNDQFLDPHSIVVS; encoded by the coding sequence ATGATTAATTTTAATGAGATTTTTGCACAAAGTACAGATTTCCAAATGCCATCTTTATCCTTTGACAATCCATATTCTGATATGCCTTCAAATATGCAAGGCTCGCTTTCAGAACTTGATGAAATAAATGATGACGTCAACTCTCAGGTTAATGAAATCATAAAACCAACGTTTCAGAATCCTTTAGAGAAACATGTTACTAATAATGACTATGATATTTCACCGGTTGTAAATTCCAGTAGTCTTGGAACTGCTGGCGGTGATGGGCGCGTTGGTGATGGAGAAGTATATGTGGTAGATTATGAGAATATCCGAGTTCAAAAATTTGATAATCAAGGCGACTTTATCTTAAAATGGGGTACAAAAGGCAAGGCAGAGGGTCAGTTTGGAGTACCCCATGGAATAGATGTAAACAAAAAAGGGGACGTTTACGTAGTCGATATGGACAACAATAACGTTCAAAAATTCGATAGCGAAGGTAACTTTCTCCTCAAATGGGGATCCATGGGTACTGGAGACGGTCAATTCATGCATCCTCATACCATAGTATTGGATTCAAAAGGTAACTCCTTCGTAAGTGACATGGCTAACTTTAACGTTCAAAAATTCGATAGCGAAGGTAACTTTCTCCTCAAATGGGGATCCATGGGTACTGGAGACGGTCAATTCAATGCACCAGAGGGACTTGCTATAGATTCATTGGATAATATGTATGTCTCAGATACTGATAACAATAACGTTCAAAAATTCGATAGCGAAGGTAACTTTCTCCTCAAATGGGGAACTACAGGTACAAATGAGGGCCAATTAAAGAAACCAGCTGGGCTGGACATTGATAATAATGATAATATTTATGTGGCAGACTCGGGTAACAGTCGAATTCAAAAATTTGATAGCAATGGTGAATTTTTGTCAAAATGGGGATCCAAAGGTCCGGGTAATGGACAATTGGCAAGTCCTCATGATTTAGCCGTAGATTCTGAAGGAAATGTTTACGTGGTAGAACAGCAGAATTTCAGAGTTCAAAAATTTGATAGCAACGGTGAATTTTTGTCAAAATGGGGATCCAAAGGAAGCAATAATGATCAGTTTCTAGATCCTCATAGTATCGTGGTATCATAA